The Deinococcus sonorensis KR-87 genome includes a window with the following:
- a CDS encoding long-chain fatty acid--CoA ligase: MPDPMPVSAPVLLSTMMDVPLTVPFILERIRTIYRDRPVVSVLAAGRDDAGQPIPQVHRSSYGEVADRALQLATALLALGVQPGERVATLAVNSHRHLEAYLGVPSMGAVLHTVNIRLHPDQICWILNDAEDRVLLIENVFAPMIPTIRAGCPHLHTVVVLGGLPQPMEGVLDYDQWIAAYPSSFQYPELDERQAAAMCYTSGTTGNPKGVLYSHRSTVLHSLASAPKDALNVGERDVVLPIVPMFHVNAWGLPYTCAMTGAAQVFAGMFSDGPTLARLLEQERVTITAGVPTIWMGLLAELDRAQQAGTPYNLSGLERLVVGGSAAPEALIRAFRERHGLQLAHAWGMTETHPLGTVSTLPPGMEPGTDEAYRLQAKQGRTVPLVELEIISDDDHVLPHDGHTMGRLLARGPWVASGYYKGSGRNNFLRLNGQDWFDTGDIATLDEHGYMHIQDRNKDLIKSGGEWISSVDLENALMAHPAIAQAAVIAIADPRWDERPLAVLVLRPGHEAPEHQELHRFLAPRFAKWWLPDAYEVVERIPIGATGKFLKRELREQFRGYVARQTASRE; this comes from the coding sequence ATGCCCGACCCCATGCCTGTTTCCGCGCCCGTGCTCCTCAGCACCATGATGGATGTGCCGCTGACCGTACCGTTCATCCTGGAACGCATCCGCACCATCTACAGAGACCGCCCGGTGGTGAGTGTGCTGGCGGCGGGCCGCGACGACGCGGGCCAGCCGATTCCGCAGGTTCACCGCAGCAGCTACGGCGAGGTGGCCGACCGCGCGCTGCAGCTGGCCACTGCGCTGCTGGCGCTGGGCGTGCAGCCGGGCGAGCGGGTGGCCACATTGGCGGTCAACAGCCACCGGCACCTGGAGGCGTACCTGGGGGTGCCCAGCATGGGCGCGGTGCTGCACACCGTTAACATCCGGCTGCATCCGGACCAGATCTGCTGGATTCTGAACGACGCCGAGGACCGGGTGCTGCTGATCGAGAACGTCTTCGCGCCCATGATCCCCACCATCCGCGCCGGCTGCCCCCACCTGCATACGGTGGTGGTGCTGGGTGGCCTGCCGCAGCCGATGGAAGGCGTTCTGGACTATGACCAGTGGATTGCGGCCTACCCGTCCAGCTTCCAGTATCCGGAGCTGGACGAGCGGCAGGCCGCCGCCATGTGTTACACCAGCGGCACCACCGGCAACCCCAAGGGCGTGCTGTACTCGCACCGCTCCACCGTGCTGCACAGCCTGGCCAGCGCGCCCAAGGACGCGCTGAACGTGGGCGAGCGTGACGTGGTGCTGCCGATCGTGCCGATGTTCCACGTGAACGCCTGGGGCCTGCCGTACACCTGCGCCATGACCGGGGCGGCCCAGGTGTTCGCCGGTATGTTCAGTGACGGCCCCACCCTGGCGCGGCTGCTGGAGCAGGAACGCGTGACGATCACGGCGGGCGTGCCGACCATCTGGATGGGCCTGCTGGCCGAGCTGGACCGGGCGCAGCAGGCGGGAACCCCCTACAACCTCTCGGGCCTGGAGCGGCTGGTGGTGGGCGGGAGCGCCGCACCCGAAGCGCTGATCCGGGCCTTCCGCGAGCGGCATGGGCTGCAGCTGGCCCACGCCTGGGGCATGACCGAGACGCATCCGCTGGGGACCGTCAGCACCCTGCCGCCGGGCATGGAACCCGGCACCGACGAGGCCTACCGGCTGCAGGCCAAACAGGGCCGCACCGTGCCGCTAGTGGAGCTGGAGATCATCAGCGACGACGACCACGTGCTGCCGCACGACGGCCACACCATGGGTCGCCTGCTGGCACGTGGTCCGTGGGTGGCCAGCGGCTACTACAAGGGCAGTGGCCGCAACAACTTCTTGCGGCTGAACGGCCAGGACTGGTTCGATACCGGGGACATCGCCACGCTGGACGAGCACGGCTACATGCACATCCAGGACCGCAACAAGGACCTGATCAAATCGGGTGGCGAGTGGATCAGCAGCGTGGACCTGGAGAACGCCCTGATGGCCCACCCGGCCATCGCGCAGGCGGCGGTGATCGCCATCGCAGACCCGCGCTGGGACGAGCGCCCGCTGGCGGTGCTGGTGCTGCGCCCCGGTCACGAAGCGCCGGAGCATCAGGAGCTGCACCGCTTCCTGGCCCCACGCTTCGCCAAGTGGTGGCTCCCCGACGCCTACGAGGTGGTGGAGCGCATCCCGATCGGGGCGACCGGCAAGTTCCTGAAGCGCGAGCTGAGGGAGCAGTTCCGCGGCTACGTGGCCCGCCAGACGGCCTCGCGCGAGTAG
- a CDS encoding HD domain-containing phosphohydrolase, with protein MTALPPIPDPASVLAQGQAQLPHSPAGSLGVARQLEALARQHNDDPLLSSALYLAGRALLRMGRAREALSTLLEAVALCSEADLQAQARCWHEAAVAQRRLANDREALEYLGLALQLHREAGDQAGEIDVLDELAAYHTQLEAHAEALSCYRANLQLRRASGDLRGLAQTLLGLGRAQLLLSRTLGGREAARAQQQEALGVLGHALQLGRQLHDPALVLEVQLEQARLQLELGQLDAAEQLARTVQHHCLERGERRAATEALLLLADVLTAGQHPAQALHALLDAQQVLQTLGTPAELARLHLQLSAVYEQLGEFQSALQHHRQYHALDRAVRADQQSVRAQATFARLDVERSRHESELHRARGQTLEQHLAERTLQLEATQIEMTELLASAAEFRDAPLGPHARWVGEASAQVALRLGWSDERAQALNLAARLHDIGKIAIPDRILLKEASLSASEWAVMREHTVLGARLLAASASPLLQLASTVALSHHEQWDGGGYPHGLSGEQIPLPGRIVAVVDTYDALVSERPYKPAWTPGQALQFLRQRSGRHFDPEVVRAFCDLHEEGLLTGLLAAHTVH; from the coding sequence ATGACCGCCCTGCCGCCCATACCGGACCCCGCTTCGGTGCTGGCACAGGGACAGGCGCAGCTGCCGCACAGCCCGGCAGGCAGTCTGGGCGTGGCCCGCCAGCTGGAAGCGCTGGCCCGCCAGCACAACGATGACCCGCTGCTCAGCAGCGCGCTGTACCTGGCGGGCCGCGCGCTGCTGCGGATGGGCCGCGCCCGCGAGGCGCTCTCCACGCTGCTGGAGGCGGTAGCGCTGTGCAGCGAGGCAGATCTGCAGGCGCAGGCGCGCTGCTGGCACGAGGCCGCCGTGGCCCAGCGGCGGCTGGCCAACGACCGCGAGGCGCTGGAGTACCTGGGCCTGGCGCTGCAGCTCCACCGCGAGGCCGGGGATCAGGCCGGTGAAATTGACGTGCTGGATGAGCTGGCGGCCTACCACACCCAGCTGGAGGCGCACGCCGAGGCACTGAGCTGCTACCGGGCCAACCTGCAGCTGCGCCGGGCCAGCGGCGACCTGCGCGGGCTGGCCCAGACCCTGCTGGGCCTGGGCCGGGCGCAGCTGCTGCTGAGCCGCACGCTCGGCGGACGTGAGGCGGCCCGGGCGCAGCAGCAGGAGGCGCTCGGTGTGCTGGGCCACGCCCTGCAGCTGGGCCGGCAACTGCATGACCCGGCGCTGGTGCTGGAGGTGCAGCTGGAGCAGGCCCGGCTGCAGCTGGAGCTGGGACAGCTGGACGCGGCCGAACAGCTGGCGCGCACGGTCCAGCACCATTGCCTGGAACGCGGGGAGCGCCGCGCCGCCACCGAGGCGCTGCTGCTGCTGGCCGACGTGCTGACCGCCGGGCAGCACCCGGCCCAGGCCCTTCACGCGCTGCTGGACGCCCAGCAGGTCCTGCAGACGCTGGGCACCCCGGCCGAGCTGGCCCGACTGCACCTGCAGCTCTCGGCGGTGTACGAGCAGCTGGGCGAGTTTCAGTCGGCCCTGCAGCACCACCGCCAGTACCACGCCCTGGACCGGGCCGTGCGGGCCGATCAGCAGAGTGTGCGCGCCCAGGCCACCTTCGCGCGCCTGGACGTGGAGCGCAGCCGCCACGAGAGCGAGCTGCACCGGGCACGCGGCCAGACGCTGGAGCAGCACCTGGCCGAACGCACCCTGCAGCTGGAGGCTACCCAGATCGAGATGACCGAACTGCTGGCCTCGGCCGCCGAGTTCCGGGACGCGCCGCTGGGCCCGCACGCCCGCTGGGTGGGCGAGGCGAGCGCCCAGGTGGCGCTGCGGCTCGGCTGGAGCGACGAGCGCGCCCAGGCGCTGAACCTGGCCGCGCGCCTGCACGACATCGGCAAGATTGCGATTCCGGACCGGATTCTCCTCAAGGAGGCGAGTCTGTCCGCCAGCGAGTGGGCCGTGATGCGCGAACACACCGTGCTGGGCGCGCGCCTGCTGGCCGCCAGCGCCAGCCCGCTGCTGCAGCTGGCCAGCACCGTGGCCCTCTCGCACCACGAGCAGTGGGACGGCGGCGGCTATCCGCACGGCCTGAGCGGCGAGCAGATTCCGCTGCCTGGCCGCATCGTGGCGGTGGTGGACACCTACGACGCGCTGGTGAGCGAGCGTCCCTACAAACCCGCCTGGACCCCCGGACAGGCGCTGCAGTTCCTGCGCCAGCGCTCGGGCCGGCATTTCGACCCGGAGGTGGTGCGGGCCTTCTGCGATCTGCACGAGGAGGGCCTGCTGACCGGGCTGCTGGCCGCCCACACCGTTCACTGA
- a CDS encoding isoprenylcysteine carboxyl methyltransferase family protein, with protein sequence MSRGGGGARAAPWLVAALVGQRLLELRVAKRNERWALDHGATEYGREHYPLFFVLHAGWLLGTLLEGRRARGSVRLGWLLALLLAQPLRYWVIRTLGRQWNTRILIVPGAHRVQGGPFRLLNHPNYAVVALEMVSAPLAVGAWRTAVLGSLANALLLRLIRIPAEERALQAYRQASEG encoded by the coding sequence GTGAGCCGAGGGGGCGGGGGGGCCCGGGCCGCGCCCTGGCTGGTGGCCGCCCTGGTGGGCCAGCGCCTGCTGGAGCTGCGGGTGGCGAAGCGCAACGAACGCTGGGCCCTCGACCACGGCGCCACCGAGTACGGCCGCGAACATTATCCGCTGTTCTTTGTGCTGCATGCGGGCTGGCTGCTCGGCACGCTGCTGGAGGGCCGCCGGGCCAGGGGGAGCGTCCGGCTCGGCTGGCTGCTGGCGCTGCTGCTGGCCCAGCCGCTGCGCTACTGGGTGATCCGCACGCTGGGCCGGCAGTGGAACACCCGCATCCTGATTGTGCCGGGAGCCCACCGGGTTCAGGGGGGGCCCTTCCGGCTGCTGAACCACCCCAACTACGCGGTGGTGGCGCTGGAAATGGTCAGTGCACCGCTGGCGGTGGGCGCGTGGCGGACGGCCGTGCTGGGCAGCCTCGCCAACGCCCTGCTGCTGCGCCTGATCCGCATTCCGGCAGAGGAGCGGGCCCTCCAGGCGTACCGCCAAGCGTCGGAAGGCTAG
- a CDS encoding type III polyketide synthase: MPQTQLRDAAVQLFPRLAAHPKLLEVFENAQIQRRFLARPLEWYMEPHSFADKNAVYVEETLRLSEQLTRTALAQAGAAPEDVDAVVFVSSTGISTPSLESMLMERLGLNRQAVRLPLWGLGCAGGAQGLARAADLVRAGYQNVLLIAAELCSLTLVKSDESSSNFVGSALFADGAAALVVGPDDGTGGLVRLSGHRSTLLPDSGDVMGWDVMDDGLKVRFRQSIPELVSGMMRQNVEETLAASDWTLEDLQHYVVHPGGVKVLDAYQEALSLDPQALAASRQVLHCNGNMSSPTVLFVLEELLKHAPEGKGLLSAMGPGFCAEHVLLEFVA, from the coding sequence GTGCCTCAGACGCAGCTCCGTGACGCCGCTGTTCAGCTGTTTCCGCGGCTTGCGGCTCACCCGAAACTGCTGGAGGTGTTCGAGAATGCCCAGATTCAGCGGCGCTTCCTGGCCCGGCCGCTGGAGTGGTACATGGAACCGCACAGCTTCGCCGACAAGAATGCCGTGTACGTCGAGGAGACGCTGCGGCTGAGCGAGCAGCTGACCCGCACGGCGCTGGCCCAGGCGGGCGCGGCGCCGGAGGACGTGGACGCGGTGGTGTTCGTGAGCAGCACCGGCATCAGCACCCCCAGCCTGGAGAGCATGCTGATGGAGCGGCTGGGCCTCAACCGTCAGGCGGTCCGGCTGCCGCTGTGGGGCCTGGGCTGTGCGGGCGGGGCGCAGGGGCTGGCGCGCGCAGCCGATCTGGTACGGGCCGGCTACCAGAACGTGCTGCTGATTGCGGCGGAGCTTTGCAGCCTGACGCTGGTCAAGAGCGACGAGTCGAGCAGCAACTTCGTGGGTTCCGCGCTGTTCGCCGACGGCGCGGCCGCCCTGGTGGTGGGGCCGGACGACGGGACCGGCGGCCTGGTGCGGCTGTCCGGGCACCGCAGCACCCTGCTCCCGGACAGCGGCGACGTGATGGGCTGGGACGTGATGGACGACGGACTGAAGGTGCGCTTCCGTCAGAGCATTCCAGAGCTGGTGAGCGGCATGATGCGGCAGAACGTGGAGGAGACCCTGGCCGCCAGCGACTGGACCCTGGAGGACCTGCAGCACTACGTGGTGCATCCGGGCGGCGTGAAGGTGCTGGACGCTTACCAGGAGGCCCTGTCGCTGGACCCGCAGGCGCTGGCCGCCTCCCGGCAGGTGCTGCACTGCAACGGCAATATGAGCAGCCCCACCGTGCTGTTCGTGCTGGAGGAACTGCTCAAACATGCCCCGGAGGGCAAGGGACTGCTGAGCGCGATGGGCCCCGGCTTCTGCGCCGAGCACGTCCTGCTGGAGTTTGTCGCGTGA
- a CDS encoding aldo/keto reductase translates to MSEVNAEQSGQFRIGGDLSVNRLGFGAMRITGQGIWGEPADRDEAIRVLKRLPELGVDFIDTADSYGPYVSEDLIAEALAPYQSVTVATKGGLTRHGPDVWPPLGRPEYLRQCVLMSLRRLKLEQIPLWQLHRIDSKVPRDEQFGIMKQMQDEGLIRHLGLSEVSVEEIQAAQQVFQVTTVQNLYNLVTRKSEDVLEYCEQQNIGFIPWFPLAAGSLSREGGLLDNLAKQHGATPSQIALAWVLQRSPVMLPIPGTSRVKHLEENVAAAAIRLSDEDFQALSEQGREEGRKKAKAS, encoded by the coding sequence ATGAGTGAAGTAAATGCAGAACAGAGCGGACAGTTCCGCATCGGCGGTGATCTGAGCGTCAACCGGCTGGGGTTCGGGGCCATGCGCATCACCGGCCAGGGCATCTGGGGCGAACCGGCCGACCGTGACGAGGCCATCCGAGTGCTGAAGCGGCTGCCAGAGCTGGGCGTGGATTTCATTGACACCGCTGACAGCTACGGCCCCTACGTCTCCGAGGACCTGATCGCCGAGGCGCTGGCGCCCTACCAGAGTGTCACGGTGGCCACCAAGGGCGGCCTGACCCGCCACGGTCCGGACGTGTGGCCGCCGCTGGGCCGGCCGGAGTACCTGCGTCAGTGCGTGCTGATGAGCCTGCGCCGCCTCAAGCTGGAGCAGATTCCGCTCTGGCAGCTGCACCGCATCGACAGCAAGGTGCCGCGCGACGAGCAGTTCGGCATCATGAAGCAGATGCAGGACGAGGGTCTGATCCGCCACCTGGGCCTGTCCGAGGTGTCGGTGGAGGAGATCCAGGCGGCCCAGCAGGTGTTCCAGGTCACCACGGTGCAGAACCTCTACAACCTCGTGACCCGCAAGAGCGAGGACGTGCTGGAGTACTGCGAGCAGCAGAACATCGGCTTCATTCCGTGGTTCCCGCTGGCCGCCGGCAGCCTGTCGCGCGAGGGCGGGCTGCTGGATAACCTGGCCAAGCAGCACGGGGCCACGCCCAGCCAGATCGCGCTGGCCTGGGTGCTGCAGCGCAGCCCGGTGATGCTGCCGATTCCCGGCACCAGCCGGGTCAAGCACCTGGAAGAGAATGTAGCGGCGGCGGCCATCCGGCTGTCGGATGAAGACTTCCAGGCGCTCAGTGAGCAGGGGCGTGAGGAAGGCCGCAAGAAGGCCAAGGCTTCCTAA
- a CDS encoding S9 family peptidase has product MTPPIPPQAPRDRITHREHDLERPDDYHWLRTDGKQGERVLAYLTAENDHLAEVMAPHAPLVDRITAELRSHIQERDEQPPIREGEWLYSTRTDEGQAHPVFVRRRADTPDAPPEVVLDLNELKAREGHQNVWVYLTRPSPDGRSWAYLLDTTGQEVFELRVLNTQTGELLEAPLPGVSGWTLAWSADGRQLFYVTEDETQRPSRLWRHRLGQPASEDTLLVQEDDPTFRLVVKKSANGETLLVGSSASLSTEWQVLETGDADAQPRLLLPREPQVETMLEDGGDHWLVLTNQGGAREFWVVRLPKTASGPLDWNTAQDVLPHDEQRYLTGMRLFAGHLLLSGREEGFSQLWVLPRTGGGYGEARRVTFPEASHTVQPGSNRVFDTAQARVLYSSLTQPLEHLDLDLNTLQTTLVKATPVPDYDPAQYVAEQRWMTAPDGEQVPVSLVRRRDTALPAPTLLYGYGSYGFPVDPSFSASRLPLLDRGWVWAIAHIRGGSERGRRWYDAGRLEHKMNTFTDFIAVGEGLIREGVTLPGRLAAMGRSAGGLLMGAVVNLRPDLFGAAFVGVPFVDVLSTMLDASIPLTTSEYDEWGNPQERRWYDVMAQYSPYDNLKAGVYPHLFISGGLNDPRVAYWEPAKYAARLRTLAQPGSGTIVLKTNMGAGHGGSSGRFDALRETAEEYAFLLSVLGDGA; this is encoded by the coding sequence ATGACGCCACCCATTCCGCCTCAGGCCCCCCGCGACCGGATCACTCACCGCGAGCACGACCTGGAACGCCCGGACGACTACCACTGGCTGCGCACCGACGGTAAGCAGGGCGAACGGGTGCTGGCCTACCTTACGGCCGAGAACGACCACCTGGCGGAGGTGATGGCCCCGCACGCGCCGCTGGTGGACCGCATCACCGCTGAGCTGCGCTCCCACATCCAGGAGCGGGACGAGCAGCCGCCGATCCGGGAGGGCGAGTGGCTGTACAGCACCCGCACCGACGAGGGGCAGGCGCACCCGGTGTTCGTGCGGCGGCGGGCGGACACGCCGGACGCGCCGCCTGAGGTGGTGCTGGACCTCAACGAGCTGAAGGCGCGCGAGGGCCACCAGAACGTGTGGGTCTACCTCACCCGGCCCAGCCCCGACGGCCGCTCCTGGGCCTACCTGCTCGACACCACCGGGCAGGAGGTGTTTGAGCTGCGGGTGCTGAACACGCAGACGGGCGAGCTGCTGGAAGCGCCGCTGCCGGGCGTGTCCGGCTGGACGCTGGCCTGGAGCGCCGACGGCCGCCAGCTGTTCTACGTCACGGAAGACGAGACGCAGCGGCCCTCCCGGCTCTGGCGCCACCGCCTGGGACAGCCGGCCTCTGAGGACACCCTGCTGGTGCAGGAGGACGATCCCACTTTCCGGCTGGTGGTGAAGAAGAGCGCGAACGGCGAGACGCTGCTGGTGGGCAGCTCGGCCAGCCTCAGCACCGAGTGGCAGGTGCTGGAGACTGGCGATGCCGACGCCCAGCCCCGGCTGCTGCTGCCGCGCGAGCCGCAGGTGGAGACCATGCTGGAAGACGGCGGCGACCACTGGCTGGTGCTCACCAACCAGGGTGGCGCGCGGGAGTTCTGGGTGGTGCGCCTGCCCAAGACCGCCAGCGGACCGCTGGACTGGAACACTGCTCAGGACGTGCTGCCGCACGATGAGCAGCGCTACCTGACCGGGATGCGGCTGTTTGCTGGTCACCTGCTGCTCAGCGGGCGCGAGGAGGGCTTTTCGCAGCTGTGGGTGCTGCCCCGCACGGGGGGCGGCTACGGCGAGGCCCGGCGGGTGACGTTTCCGGAGGCCAGCCATACGGTGCAGCCGGGCAGCAACCGCGTCTTTGATACCGCCCAGGCACGGGTGCTGTACAGCAGCCTGACGCAGCCGCTGGAACACCTGGACCTGGACCTGAACACGCTGCAGACCACGCTGGTCAAGGCCACCCCGGTGCCCGACTATGACCCGGCCCAGTACGTGGCCGAGCAGCGCTGGATGACGGCCCCGGACGGTGAGCAGGTGCCGGTCAGTCTGGTGCGCCGCCGCGACACCGCGCTGCCGGCCCCCACGCTGCTGTACGGCTACGGCAGCTACGGCTTTCCGGTGGACCCTTCGTTCAGCGCGTCACGGCTGCCGCTGCTGGACCGCGGCTGGGTGTGGGCCATTGCGCACATCCGGGGCGGCAGCGAGCGCGGGCGGCGCTGGTACGACGCGGGCCGCCTGGAGCACAAGATGAACACCTTCACCGACTTCATCGCGGTGGGGGAGGGGCTGATCCGGGAGGGCGTGACGCTGCCGGGACGGCTGGCGGCCATGGGGCGCAGCGCCGGCGGCCTGCTGATGGGCGCGGTGGTGAACCTGCGCCCGGACCTGTTCGGCGCGGCGTTCGTGGGGGTGCCGTTCGTGGACGTGCTGAGTACCATGCTGGACGCCAGCATTCCGCTGACCACCAGCGAGTACGACGAGTGGGGCAACCCGCAGGAGCGGCGCTGGTACGACGTGATGGCCCAGTACAGCCCCTACGACAACCTGAAGGCGGGCGTGTACCCCCACCTGTTCATCTCCGGCGGCCTGAACGATCCGCGGGTGGCGTACTGGGAGCCGGCCAAGTACGCAGCCAGACTGCGGACCCTGGCCCAGCCAGGCAGCGGCACCATCGTGCTCAAGACCAACATGGGGGCCGGGCACGGCGGCAGCAGCGGGCGCTTCGACGCCCTGCGCGAGACGGCCGAGGAGTACGCCTTCCTGCTGAGCGTGCTGGGCGACGGGGCCTGA
- a CDS encoding nitroreductase family protein: MDLIDGILSRRTTNGPFRPEPVSREHQHLLMRVAASAPSHFNSQPWRFVLIENPDTIAQVAEISGQSMQQLIEQGVFFERYRRYFRFSETEMDQRRDGIYIDHLPGPLRPFTRQVFSDAGLNLMRRLGVPARLGEDNRKLVAGSPLLLAVLLDRAEYRPGELSAFYSVFGMGGAVVNIWNVVGSLGMGIQFVSTPMEIPEQWQRLRDLLRVPATLELMAVYRLGYLPGTDRRPTIDWSSRHRKRLSQYVFRETCATPERDAADMVQADPVG, translated from the coding sequence ATGGACCTGATCGATGGCATTCTCAGCCGCCGCACCACCAACGGGCCGTTCCGCCCGGAACCGGTGAGCCGCGAGCATCAGCACCTGCTGATGCGGGTGGCGGCGTCGGCCCCGAGCCATTTCAATTCCCAGCCGTGGCGCTTCGTGCTGATCGAGAACCCGGACACCATCGCGCAGGTGGCGGAGATTTCCGGTCAGAGCATGCAGCAGCTGATCGAGCAGGGCGTGTTCTTCGAGCGCTACCGCCGCTACTTCCGCTTCTCGGAAACGGAGATGGACCAGCGCCGCGACGGCATCTACATCGACCACCTGCCGGGGCCGCTGCGCCCTTTCACCCGGCAGGTGTTCAGCGACGCGGGCCTGAACCTGATGCGGCGGCTGGGCGTGCCGGCCCGGCTGGGCGAGGACAACCGCAAGCTGGTGGCCGGCAGTCCGCTGCTGCTGGCGGTGCTGCTGGACCGGGCCGAGTACCGCCCCGGCGAGCTGAGCGCCTTTTACAGTGTGTTCGGCATGGGCGGCGCGGTGGTGAACATCTGGAACGTGGTGGGCAGCCTGGGCATGGGCATCCAGTTCGTGAGCACGCCGATGGAGATCCCCGAGCAGTGGCAGCGCCTGCGCGACCTGCTGCGGGTGCCGGCCACCCTGGAGCTGATGGCGGTGTACCGGCTCGGCTACCTGCCCGGCACCGACCGGCGGCCCACCATCGACTGGAGCAGCCGCCACCGCAAACGCCTGTCGCAGTACGTGTTCCGCGAGACCTGCGCCACGCCGGAACGGGACGCGGCCGACATGGTCCAGGCGGACCCGGTAGGCTGA